TCAGTATAATCTAATAAGAAGCGAACGGCAAGAAACGCATGGAAAACAAAGTGGGCTTGGTTTAGATGTATATGACGCATACACAGGACAAATGAGAGATGTGAAAACACTCTCTGGTGGCGAAAAGTTCAATGCCTCACTATGTCTTGCACTTGGAATGGCGGATGTCATTCAGAGCTTCCAAGGTAGCATTCGAATTGACACCATGTTTATAGACGAAGGCTTCGGCTCCCTTGATGAAGAATCTTTAAATAAAGCAATTGATACTTTAATTGATTTACAAAAGTCAGGTCGGATGATTGGTGTCATATCTCATGTTGCGGAGTTGAAAGCTGCAATACCGGCAATATTGGAAGTAGAGAAACTAAAAGAAGGTTATAGTAAGACGAAATTTGTTATTAAGTAACGAGAAGCGCCACAATCCGTTGAAGGTTGTGGCATTTTTGTTTGAAGGTGTATGACTTATTGATCCAACTCGGAGTCCACCGCAGGAAAATTGCTTGTTATAGTCTAACTGGTTGCTTTTGTAGAGAAATTGAGTGCTCTCATAAAGGAAATCGTTGCTTTGAAGATCAATTTGGTTGCTTAAGTAGTCTATTCTGTCTCTCTTAGCCATTTAATGTAAAAAATCACTCGTTTCCTAGAGTGAACTTGCTATTTTTCACACTTTCCCGACTTTCAACATATTATTTTTACAAGAGGTGGTGAAAAATGCGCGATGAAAAAGGGCTCGTATACTACGATCCCTATGAAACGGAACAACAGGAATGGAAAAAACAACAAGGAAAAGAGCGAGCAAAGCAACTATTAACAATTTTCTCACCTATATTCATTCTATTATTATGGGAGGTCTTTTCTCGAACAGGAATACTTGATATTCGATTTTTCCCTCCACCTTCAGCGATACTATCCACATTTTTCGATTTAGCAGCAAGTGGACTGTTATGGACCCATATTTCGGTATCTTTATATAGAATAGCTGCGGGATTTTTATTAGGCGTTATCCCAGGAGTAGTTATTGGGTTGCTTATGGGTTTGTATGCGCCAATTCGACATTTTATTTCCCCTATTGTAATGGCTCTTATGCCAATACCTACTCTTGCTTTAATGCCGATTATCATTATCTTCTTTGGGATTGGAGATTTCTCAAAAGTAGTCACAATTGCAGGTAGCGTATTTTTCCCAGTCGTTATTAATACAGTCGCAGGTGTAATGAATATAGAAAAGGTGCATCTAGATGTTGCCAAAAATTATGGAGCAAGTCCAAAGGATTTTTTCTTTAAAATAGCTTTTCCGGGTGCACTTCCTGTCATGCTAGAAGGTATACAGATGGGGCAGGCGATTGCATTACTCACAATTGTTGCTGCGGAAATGATGGGAGCTACTTCAGGAATTGGGTATTTAATCTGGACCTCTTATAAGGCATTTATGTTAAAAGAAATGTTTGTTGGTTTAGTGCTCATTTCATCCTTTGGTTTTCTATTCTCCCTCTTTTTACGTGGGCTGCAAAAGAAAATCGTTCCATGGAGGTGAATAGATGGGTGGAAATGTAAAAATCTCCGTAGAAGATTTAACGAAAGTATTTTATAAAAAAAATAACAGTGTCACAGCAGTCAAAAATGTGTCACTACAAATTGCAGAGGGAGAATTTGTCTGTTTAGTAGGACCAAGTGGTTGTGGAAAAACAACCTTGCTGCGGATATTGGCAGGATTAGAGTTACCAAGTTCAGGTACATTTACAATCGACTCCGATTCGGACGAAAGACCTCTACAATCAATGGTATTCCAAGAAAAAGGGGTTATTCCTTGGTTAACGGTAGAGCAAAACGTTGCATTTGGACTTAATATGCGACATTTACCAAAGGAATTTGTTAGGAAGCAAACGGATTACTATTTGGAAAAAGTAGGTTTAAGTAAGTTTTCGAAACTTTACCCTAAAGAGCTTTCAGGGGGAATGAAACAACGAATTAGCATTGCGCGAGCATTTGCGAATGACCCGGAAATTTTGCTCATGGATGAACCTTTTGCAGCGTTAGATGAACAAAATAAATTTATTTTGCAAGAAGAGCTGCTCTCTATTTGGTCCGAGACAAAGAAGACAGTGTTATTTATTACGCATAGCATTGATGAAGCATTGTTACTAAGTGATCGAATTATTTTAATGAGTGCACACCCGGGAGAAATTATAAAAGAGATTACTGTACCGATTCCAAGACCTAGAACGATGGAACAAGTACGGGCAAATGTAGAGATGGCAGAGCAATTCATTGCTATTTGGAATCATTTACAACAAGAAGTACAACGATCAAGGAAATAAGGGAGGAAATCTGTGAAGAAACGTTGGTTGATTTTACTCGCATCGATTGTTTTGGTATTAGGTGCGTGTTCTTCCAAAGAAAAGGTAAGTACAAATGGGGTTGATGATGAAGTAAATAAAAACAATCCATCCGGGGATTTGGCTCCACTTGAAAAGAAAGAAAAGGTTGTTATCGCAGAGGATGGAGCAGCATCTGGAGCAGGCTTTTATATTGCAAAAGAAAAAGGATATTTTGCGGACTACAATATTGAAGTAGAATTTGCGCAGTTTGGAAATAGTGATGAAATGCTACCAGCCCTAGCATCTGGTGATGTAGATATCGCAGGAGGGGTGTCGACAGCGTCGTTCTTTAACGCAATTGCACAGGGAATAGACGTGAAGATTATTGCAGATAAAGGGCATAATGTACCTGGAAAATCCTATTTTTCATTTGTCATTGGCAATCAAATGAAAGACAAAATTAAGGAATATAAAGACTTTAAAGGCAAACGTATCGCAGTTTCTTCTAAAAACTCAATTGACGAATACATTTACTGGGAAATGCTAAAACATGCTGGACTTACAAATGAGGATGTAGAATTTGTTTTGCTTGGAGACTTTGGAAGTATGCTAGGAGCAATAGAAAATGGTTCGATTGATGCAGCACTTCAAATTGAACCTTTGATTGCAAAGGGAATAGAAAATGGATTTCATGTTCGCTTTGGAGATACGACCGATTATGCACCAGAATCACAAATTGCAATGGTACTTGGATCACCTAAATTCATGAATGATGAAAAAAATGTATCATTGCGTTTTATGGCTGCATATTTAAAAGGAGTACGCGACTATAATGATGCGTTCGTTAAAGGAGAAGGAAAAGCAGAAGTAATCGACATTATGACGAAGTATACAGCCTTAAAAGATGCAGCTTTATGGGAAAAGGTATTTGTAACAGGCCTCGATCCAGATGGGAAAATGTTCTTGGATGATGTTGTAAATCAGTATAATGCTTATAAAGCGAACGGAGCAATTAGTGGGGACGTAGACTTCGACAAAGCGGTAGATACGTCCATTACAGAAAAAGCGGTAAAGATATTAGGGGAATATAAGAAATAAACGTCCAATAAACATTGGGCGTTTTTTTATAAAACGTACAATATAGGATACAATGGAAAGATTGAATGGTAAAAGAGGTGCATAGGATGGTAAGTGTTTTAGTAGATGCAGATGGATGCCCAGTAGTAGACCAAACTATAAAAATAGCGCAACATTTTGGATTAAAAGTAACATTGCTATGTGATACTGCTCATTATATGCAAAGAGAAGGTGCAGAAACGATCATGGTATCAAAAGGGGCAGATGCGGTCGATTTTGTATTAGTAAATAAGGTGAATAAAGGAGATGTTGTTGTTACACAAGATTACGGGCTTGCTGCGATGGTGTTAGCTAAAAGAGGCTATGCGATCGATCAGAATGGACGTTGGTATACTCCCGAGAATATTGATCAGCTATTGAATAGTCGTCATATTTCTAAGAAAATCCGACAGGCTGGAGGTCGCTTAAAAGGTCCTAGAAAGCGTCAAAAAGAAGACGATGAAAAGTTTG
The nucleotide sequence above comes from Psychrobacillus glaciei. Encoded proteins:
- a CDS encoding ABC transporter permease — translated: MRDEKGLVYYDPYETEQQEWKKQQGKERAKQLLTIFSPIFILLLWEVFSRTGILDIRFFPPPSAILSTFFDLAASGLLWTHISVSLYRIAAGFLLGVIPGVVIGLLMGLYAPIRHFISPIVMALMPIPTLALMPIIIIFFGIGDFSKVVTIAGSVFFPVVINTVAGVMNIEKVHLDVAKNYGASPKDFFFKIAFPGALPVMLEGIQMGQAIALLTIVAAEMMGATSGIGYLIWTSYKAFMLKEMFVGLVLISSFGFLFSLFLRGLQKKIVPWR
- a CDS encoding ABC transporter ATP-binding protein, whose translation is MGGNVKISVEDLTKVFYKKNNSVTAVKNVSLQIAEGEFVCLVGPSGCGKTTLLRILAGLELPSSGTFTIDSDSDERPLQSMVFQEKGVIPWLTVEQNVAFGLNMRHLPKEFVRKQTDYYLEKVGLSKFSKLYPKELSGGMKQRISIARAFANDPEILLMDEPFAALDEQNKFILQEELLSIWSETKKTVLFITHSIDEALLLSDRIILMSAHPGEIIKEITVPIPRPRTMEQVRANVEMAEQFIAIWNHLQQEVQRSRK
- a CDS encoding ABC transporter substrate-binding protein; this encodes MKKRWLILLASIVLVLGACSSKEKVSTNGVDDEVNKNNPSGDLAPLEKKEKVVIAEDGAASGAGFYIAKEKGYFADYNIEVEFAQFGNSDEMLPALASGDVDIAGGVSTASFFNAIAQGIDVKIIADKGHNVPGKSYFSFVIGNQMKDKIKEYKDFKGKRIAVSSKNSIDEYIYWEMLKHAGLTNEDVEFVLLGDFGSMLGAIENGSIDAALQIEPLIAKGIENGFHVRFGDTTDYAPESQIAMVLGSPKFMNDEKNVSLRFMAAYLKGVRDYNDAFVKGEGKAEVIDIMTKYTALKDAALWEKVFVTGLDPDGKMFLDDVVNQYNAYKANGAISGDVDFDKAVDTSITEKAVKILGEYKK
- a CDS encoding YaiI/YqxD family protein; the encoded protein is MVSVLVDADGCPVVDQTIKIAQHFGLKVTLLCDTAHYMQREGAETIMVSKGADAVDFVLVNKVNKGDVVVTQDYGLAAMVLAKRGYAIDQNGRWYTPENIDQLLNSRHISKKIRQAGGRLKGPRKRQKEDDEKFEMHFHRICMHALNN